A window of Quercus robur chromosome 12, dhQueRobu3.1, whole genome shotgun sequence genomic DNA:
TCATTCCAAAATTTAGTTGCTCTCCACAAAACACACAAAACCTGCTGAAATGATACCTTCATAATTAAAAGCTTTTAGGGGGTGCAATCTTTCTGTAGAAATAGCtaataatattttgacaaaaagCCTGTTTTGCTAAATATGATAGCTTGTATGTGACTTCCTTAAAGAttcttatcaatctttttgtttgaaGGCAACCAAAACAAAGAAGTTGCACTGACATACATATTTCTCCAACTTAGTGTAGGCACACATATAAACAATACACTAATACAAAGTTGAGATTTCCAACCTGTTGCTAAATATTAAATTGGACAACATATTCATTTCATTGTAATTAGGATCCTGCTGTCGATActcatatttattatttctttcagaTATTACATCAACTATAAACTGatgaagaaaaaagtaaaacaatatGCTCAACAAATTGAAGTTGGGACACAAGATCGCCGGCATGTTCTCAAGGATTTCTCAAGAATGTTGGATAATCAGGTATGTTGTGTGCATGTTTTTATCTGTGTCTTGTCTATATCTCTGTCATTCACAATTTGGTTATTGAATCACACATGCATTGTGTCAAACGGAGTGCACATTGAAGTTTCAACATATCATATATACTGAAAATGTTTATAGGTTCATTAACTCTAGATGAATTCTTGGCAGATGGGTTTGTGGATCATGCATCCACCTTGTCATTATGCTTGATTAAGCAATCCGTTGAGCTGTTGAACATTGATTAGCATGAGCATTTTTTATAGTTAATTTGTAGTAGGTTTTCTAATGGAATCAACTTCTTAAAATGAACCTCATTACCTTTTTGGAAGTGATGTTGGAAGATCTGTCAGTCTTTAAGATAAGTGAGGAAACATGTGATGTTCTGGTAATTAAAATGGAAGTTCTGTCATGCCTCTTAGACATGCAATGAACTGTGTGATGTCCATAAGAAGCTACCCTTACATAGGATCAAACTTgagaaatgtattttttaatggTTGTGTTTCACTTTTGTATCTTTCTTACTGTCTTGGTGACAATGCAAGATATGTTCAAACTATGGAAGTGCTGTAAGTTGCAGAGGCTCTTGTGCTGATGTATACCTACATATCTGTACATATGCATGTATAAATTCACGAGTGTGTGTGTCTGTCATTGTATTGCTTGCCTAATATAtattgccaagagccttgtaccTCAATTGGTTGGCACCTCTTGGTGTGTGTTCATgacatctagggttcaaatcccctctCCCCCCTCGaaactattgaattaaaaaaataaattgaagcaGGAACTTCTTGCATGTGCAGCCATCATGGATGTTTTAACTTCTGCTGTTCTTTACTTGAGGTTGACCATGAAATGTTTCTACTTAATTTCTTCTTAATATTTCAGATTGAGAAGATTGTCCTTTTTCTGTTGGAGCAACAAGGGCTACTTGCAAGCAGGCTAGCTAAACTTGATGAACAGCATGATGCCCTTCAGCAACAGCCCGAAATATCCCAAATATGTGAATTACGACAAGCTTATAGAGCAGTGGGACAAGATCTTTTAaagcttctcttttttgttGAGGTAAATGCTATTGGTCTGCGTAAGATACTGAAGAAGTTTGATAAACGCTTTGGTTATAGATTCACTAATGACTATGTCAAGACTCGTGCAAATCATCCGTACTCCCAGTTGCAGCAAGTGTTTAAGCATGTGGTAATGTGTTGATGTTCTTTTCCTatttcctctttttattttttggctaacCTTCCTATTTGAACATTTAAACACTTCAAAAATACttctaaaaactttttttcCCTGGATGAATGGAACTTGCAGGGAATAGGGGCTGTTGTGGGAGCCATATCACGTAATCTTCATGAACTTCAGGACCGTCAGGGAAGCTACTTATCAATATATGATCAGTCCGCTCTTCCCCTTGAGGTTCTGTTACGTATACTCAATGCAACCTGTTCAagttttcatggttttttttctGTCTCAATGTTTTCTTACTccgtgtttatatatatatatatatatatatatatatatattactgaaTGAGTTgtagttatatatttttggttgGAAAGCAGCCATAAGGCTGGTGATTTACCACGGtatttactagttttcatctacaGGATCCTGTCATTGATTCAATAAAAGCAGCTGTGGACAGGTTAACCCACTCAACAAATTTCCTCAACTTTTTGGCACAACATGCACTCATTATGCAAGAAGAGTTCCCTACTCCTGTTGAGGAACAAGTTGATGATCAGAACTACCATTTTTTGTCGCTTCTTTTGAACTTAGTGAACACATTTCTTTATATGGTCAATACATATATTGTTGTCCCTACAGCAGATGACTACTCCTTGAGCCTTGGAGCTGCAGCAACAGTTTGTGGTATTGTAATTGGGGCAATGGCTGTTGCGCAGGTGTTTTCCTCAGTCTATTTCAGTGCATGGTCAAATAAAACATACTTCAGACCTCTTGTATTTAGCAGTGTAGTTCTTTTTGTGGGAAACATCTTGTACGCATTGGCTTATGATTTTAATTCAATAGCAGTTCTCCTAATCGGACGTCTTTTCTGTGGGTAAGTAGTCTTGCTTTTCCTCTGGACTCATTACTTGGTAGGAATAACTTCAAGCATGTGATATTTGTGCATTTTATTGAGAGACCATGTGGATCTGCACATGCTTTGCATGAGGAGTGCAACATTCTAGTAAGGGAATAGCATTCTTATTTACTTTATTGCAATATGAAAgatcaaatttaaatattataactCAGCATAActgcaaaaaattaatttatatacatATGCACGCGTGCAtgcatgcacacacacatagaggagacattcaaatatttttatcaGTTATTTTCAAATTAGATTAGGTCGTATATTTGCGCAGGCGTACACACACACGTGCATATATTTCAAGGAGAATTTTAATTGGTGTCAGGTCTTGGAGCCTGCACTGAACTCAGTACCCAAATTATGGGTTTTAGAAAAAGCATGATGGGGCCTAATTCTTTCAAATTAAGAAGGCAGCATGAAGCTGGTCAGATAGTGAGTGAAAATTCACATTTCACCAAACTGTTTAGCTATACTCAGGCTTTTATTTGGTATTAAAATACAAGCAATAAGATTGGTTTCTGCCCTGTTATTGAGGCcaccatattattttattgtctggtcagagaaaaaaataactaGAAAACCATTTATTGGTTCTAGAATTGACAAGAAACTCATTTTTGTACACTGCAGTGCAGCATTAGATCTTAAATTATGATTAGAGGACTCAGATTGAACTGAAAACTAGAAATAGTGTAAGGTGGTAAGATTTATAGATTATGATTATAGCTTAAATTTTGGTTAGATGACTCTTATTTATACCTCATGATATGTGTTGACATAGTCACTCTTCTCAAATTGCAGACTGGGTTCTGCTAGAGCTGTTAACCGGAGGTATATCAGTGATTGTGTACCACAAAAAATCCGCATGCAGGCATCAGCAGGTTTTGTTAGTGCTAGTGCTCTTGGA
This region includes:
- the LOC126708835 gene encoding SPX domain-containing membrane protein At4g22990-like, translating into MVAFGKKLKERQILEWQGYYINYKLMKKKVKQYAQQIEVGTQDRRHVLKDFSRMLDNQIEKIVLFLLEQQGLLASRLAKLDEQHDALQQQPEISQICELRQAYRAVGQDLLKLLFFVEVNAIGLRKILKKFDKRFGYRFTNDYVKTRANHPYSQLQQVFKHVGIGAVVGAISRNLHELQDRQGSYLSIYDQSALPLEDPVIDSIKAAVDRLTHSTNFLNFLAQHALIMQEEFPTPVEEQVDDQNYHFLSLLLNLVNTFLYMVNTYIVVPTADDYSLSLGAAATVCGIVIGAMAVAQVFSSVYFSAWSNKTYFRPLVFSSVVLFVGNILYALAYDFNSIAVLLIGRLFCGLGSARAVNRRYISDCVPQKIRMQASAGFVSASALGMACGPALAGLLQTNFKIYKLTFNQETLPGWVMAVAWLLYLIWLWISFKEPSREIEENHIPQESNAVVVENDALENGLKQPLLASSSEDKQQDEGGEQECDESKEASKDPCQPATSIRSAYRLLTPSVKVQLLIYFMLKYVMEILLSESSVVTTYYFKWSTGTVAIFLASLGLTVLPVNIVVGNYISNMFEDRQILLASEIMVFIGILLSFHIIVPYSVPQYVCSGLILFVSAEVLEGINLALLSRVMSPRLSRGTYNGGLLSTEAGTIARVIADGTITLAGYLSESRLLNITLLPSLFICISSIVATCFTYNSLY